A window of the Macrobrachium rosenbergii isolate ZJJX-2024 chromosome 13, ASM4041242v1, whole genome shotgun sequence genome harbors these coding sequences:
- the LOC136844849 gene encoding uncharacterized protein, producing MPGTPRGLDPPGPPSALPVTNSLPVPLASTGQCHALPILAGGSPPSVLPVPGPELVPVPDPEHDSDPPTGDPPNLTTVIITQCEPPTPDVSFSHTLPPAEDDPLAGLDITSFLVDQELSNQDADAGSLHMMVVAAAEVGGQPGAPEAAPDPAPGGTPGHSSESVSSLPPRTGLARPWRPPKKKKGRKKFT from the coding sequence AtgccagggacaccgaggggtcttgatccccccggtcccccttcagctttgccTGTCACCAATTCCCTGCCAGTGCctcttgcgagcactggtcagtgccatgCCCTGCCTATCTTGGCTGGAGGCTCCCCGCCAAGTGTACttcccgtgcctggccctgagttagtgccagtgccggatccagaacatgactcggatcctcctacgggagatccaccaaatctcacaaCCGTGATCATCACACAgtgcgaacctccgacccctgatgtttctttttcccacactcttccacctgctgaggatgaccctctggcaggcctagacattacctcttttctggtcgatcAGGAACTGTCCAACCAGGATGCAGACGCTGGTTCTCTTCACAtgatggttgtcgcagcagccgaagtggGAGGCCAGCCCGGAGCCCccgaggctgcccctgatcctgctcctggcggcactcctggccattcttcagagtcagtatcctcattgCCCCCTAGGactggcctagccagaccctggaggcccccgaagaaaaagaaggggcggaagaaattcaCTTAA